Genomic window (Helianthus annuus cultivar XRQ/B chromosome 3, HanXRQr2.0-SUNRISE, whole genome shotgun sequence):
AAACCCTATTAATCTTACAAAAACTATATCGGAGTGAAACCCTAAGgaactagccgctcatggtgcGCAAAACTTAATCACCGGTTGATAAACACGATGAACTGGCCATTGAATCTTGGTTCTTGATCTTGAACGAATGATAGGTGGAATGATTGTGAATGTAATGGCGTGCTCCATGAATCTTGGAACAAGGGTTATGATGATGAAGAATTATAATCGGTAAAGTAATGATTGGTGATTGAGAGATGGATATGGATGGATGGATCGATGCCGAATGATGGAGATGATTGAGAGTGTTTTCAAAAGTCTTGGGATGCAAGAATGTGTAACTCCTTAGAAGGCCGCCCAAAACCAAAAGTTATCCAAAATTCAGTCAAAACAAGTCAAAACATCAAGCTTGGCGTCCAAAACATCGGTGCTGCATCGGCGACGTGCCAACTAGCCATCGGGGATGGACCAACTATGTTCGAATCACTATTTTACTGCTTACGCATGTACCCCTTGATGCAAACTACGTTGGCGACGGCCAAAGGCCAAGTCGCTGACGCGGAAACCCAGTTTTcgcccattttcttttgttttcggCACCCGGTTGGTCCTAGCCTCATCACAATGTCCCGTAAGCTCCCAAAATGACCGTTAAACTTCGTTAGACTTGAAAAACACAAACTAAATCAAAGTGGATCATTTGGAACTTAAATTCAAGTAAAAACACAAACCTAGATACGTGTAACACCGGACTTTAGATCACATCTCGAAATATGACGGTGTGTGCAGCTGCGTGTCTGGCGAATTGACTAAAAGAACTAATAAGTAAGTTACTTGACAAGAAAATACAAGTGGTGGTGTGACGTGTGGATAATACATTAGCCATAGCTCTCGTGGAGAACCCGGTTTTCCATGGAAGAAGCAAACGCATAAAATCACGTTTTCACTACATTCAAGAATGTGTAGATTTTGAAGATGTCATGGTCGAGAATGTAAGTGGCATTGGTCAACGAGTCGATATTATAAATATTGCTCTTAGGAAGATCAAATTCAAAGAGATGATTGAAAGGCTTGGAATTGAAGACTTGTCTAATACAAGTTCGAAATTTCAGAGGTGATTGTTGGGAAATTCTAAACAATAAACCTATCCTAATCGTGTAATCAAACATTCATgcgtattttatttatttatttatttatttgttttcttgTGGCGTGCTACTTTATGGCTTACGCTATACTACAATATTTTTTAACTAAAAATGCTTTGGTAGGAGGCTTGGGTTCTTCAGTGGAAACCCAAGTTCAATCCCCGCTTGTGTCACTTTTGGTGGATTAAGGCGATGAAGGATTTGAGCTAGAACTTGTGCGAGGTTGTCAGTTCGTATCCCGAGCCTACCCAGGTTTTCGTTCCACCGTGTGTTATGCCAGAGAGTTCtgctcttgtggtggcacaacgaCTGTCAAGTGGCAGCTGGCGGTATGGTTTCCCGAGGGAACGTCCAAGCCAAACTCTGAAGCCAACGTAGGCgtggttaagacaacatagtctggccGAAGGGGGGCAACTGAGCTCTTCAAATTTGGGAGTGTGGTGGCCTAACACATGAAAGTTAGCCGttctaaaagaaaaaaataattactTATCCATCTAAACCCATCCCCGCTAAAACCAATAGTACATGATCTAAATCAGTTGTGTTATTCTCCATGTAGTTTTCTGTTGTTTGCAACCATTTTTGGAGTACAATAAAATAATCCACAATGAGCCAAAGGGGAACATTACCCGATATGCAGTAACATCATATGCTAATGTGTAGATATATACATTCAGAAAATTGCTACATTTTGGTAATCCCATAAGCAGTAACAGATGTTAATATGTTTTGCATAGAGATAATAAGAAAAAGCCCTAGTTATAATCAGTAAAATGTTGCGAATAATGGTATTTAACGACCATGTagataagacgaagatgctgacAAATTCACATTAGAGCAATCAAATAACGATGGTGTTTCTGTTGTGAAGTAAGATGCAATAGGCATCTTTGAGGGGAGTATAGGCATGGATGCTTTGGAATTCAGTACTTGAATCACTTGTCTCATCGATGGGCGGAGTTGTGAGTCGGGATGTACACACCATAATCCAACGATCATCAAACGCTTGACTTCATCCTCATCAAATTCTAACCTTAGACGTGGATCGACTGCTTCCAAAAGTGTTTGTGTCCCATAGAGCTCCCAAACCCATTCGGGTAACCATATCTGGTTTTCTTGTGCCTTGCAGTTAATGGACTTTCTCCCACATACTATTTCTAATGCAACAACCCCGAAGCTAAATACATCTGATTCTTTACTTGTCTTGCCTGTGGTGACACATTCAGGAGCCATATACCCCAAGGTACCGGCCAAACTCGTCGTTTGAGAACCTTTCTCATGGTCAACAAACTTGGCTAACCCAAAATCACCAAGCTTCGCATTATAATTTGAGTCTAACATCACATTACTCGATTTTATATCTCTATGCAAAACACATTGCTCCCATTCTTCATGTAGATATAGTAAAGCAGAAGCCAAACCAATAGCAATTTGGTACCTTATCGCCCATGTCAACAAGCTCTTCGCCTTGAAAAGATGTGAATCTAAACTTCCGTTCTCCATATATTCGTAAACAAGCAGGAGTTCACCTTTCTCGTGGCACCAACCAGTGAGTTGCACCAGATTCCGGTGCCTCAACCGACTGATGATCCTAACTTCAGATGCATACTCCTTGATCCCTtgttgagaagtctttgataccCTTTTGACAGCTACATATGCTCTCAAATCTTTCAAAAACCCTTTGTAGACTCCTCCAAAACTTCCCTCTCCAAGCTTCTCTTTCTCTGAAAAGCCCGCAGTTGCCCTAGCTAATTCAAGATAAGTGAATTTTCTAGGCCCAGTGGCACCCATTTCAAATTCATCATTCATCTCCACCGAAATTTCAAGTTCCTGCACATTATCGCTATTGTTTTCCTTCTTATTCCATAGAAGGTATGCAAGTATAACAAGTAGCGTGACTAGAACCGATTTTCCAACAACTAATCCGACAACCAATCCCAGCTTGTGTGATGATAACCCATTGTTCTCATCAAATTGTAAATCAGAACTATTAAACATCCAAGATTTTACAGTATTTTTATCAGACAACTCACCAGCTGCAGCTGAAAACCCGAAAACAACCCATTCAGGCAACTCATCCCGAAGATCAACCGTGTGAGAAACTCCACCTAGTTCGACTGTATTGTTCCGAAAACTAGTGAAGGAAACACTAAGATTTCTGGATGTTGAATCATAGTTAACCGAAACTTGACACTCTCTTTTATTCGACACGTCATTAAACCATTCTGCTTGCTTAATAGATGAATGCGAATGAACATTGATACCTACATGATCACATGATCTAATATTACCTTCCCAAGTGTTGCAATAAGGATCAAACTCCACCCAAACAAACTGATCGGCACTACCATCCGCTTCAGTATCTGACTTAGGATCCGTGGCACCATGTATCGCAGAACTATTCTGAGCAAGGAAGAATATGAAGCCATCGTCTTGACGATTAATTTTCTTTGG
Coding sequences:
- the LOC110929368 gene encoding L-type lectin-domain containing receptor kinase IX.1, with protein sequence MGILACFLLILIPYAASISFNLTNISPNDKGMFILEGGAYISEDAIQVTPENKSGTVIGRVTYTKKLHLWDKSSRGLASFSTNFSFVKLSDPKKINRQDDGFIFFLAQNSSAIHGATDPKSDTEADGSADQFVWVEFDPYCNTWEGNIRSCDHVGINVHSHSSIKQAEWFNDVSNKRECQVSVNYDSTSRNLSVSFTSFRNNTVELGGVSHTVDLRDELPEWVVFGFSAAAGELSDKNTVKSWMFNSSDLQFDENNGLSSHKLGLVVGLVVGKSVLVTLLVILAYLLWNKKENNSDNVQELEISVEMNDEFEMGATGPRKFTYLELARATAGFSEKEKLGEGSFGGVYKGFLKDLRAYVAVKRVSKTSQQGIKEYASEVRIISRLRHRNLVQLTGWCHEKGELLLVYEYMENGSLDSHLFKAKSLLTWAIRYQIAIGLASALLYLHEEWEQCVLHRDIKSSNVMLDSNYNAKLGDFGLAKFVDHEKGSQTTSLAGTLGYMAPECVTTGKTSKESDVFSFGVVALEIVCGRKSINCKAQENQIWLPEWVWELYGTQTLLEAVDPRLRLEFDEDEVKRLMIVGLWCVHPDSQLRPSMRQVIQVLNSKASMPILPSKMPIASYFTTETPSLFDCSNVNLSASSSYLHGR